From the Ctenopharyngodon idella isolate HZGC_01 chromosome 3, HZGC01, whole genome shotgun sequence genome, one window contains:
- the fscn2a gene encoding fascin-2a, which translates to MSTNGISMALKLQFGLINSENRYLTAEAFGFKVNASGTSMKKKQIWTLEQDQDSQVVFLRSHLGRYLASDKDGKVSCEEEVPNTDCRFMIVMQSDGRWALQSVPYLRYFGGSAEYLSCFAQTIGESELWAMHLALHPQANLLSVGRKRYAHLSIADDELSMDSNIPWGVDSLITLVYMDGKYSLKTCDNRFLSNDGKLVMENGPNTSFTLELKSGKLAFKDCGGKYLSPTGPTGTLKSGRCSRPGKDELFELEESHPQVVFQAANKRYVSIRQGVSISANQDDETDMETFQMEIDKETKKCMFRTSGGNYWTLVTHGGILSSATEVEENTMFDIEWLGRRVALRANNGKYVCTKKNGQLAAVSDSLGEDEQFVLKLINRPILVLRGENGFVCHHKNSNTLDASRSVYDIFSLLFSDGAYHIKSGNEKFWYVSGSGLVCTDGDKPEDFFFEFAEYGRVGIKGQNGKYLRGDQGGTLMGDGCSVDASSLWEH; encoded by the exons ATGTCCACAAACGGAATAAGCATGGCTCTAAAGCTTCAGTTTGGACTTATTAATTCTGAAAATCGTTACCTCACAGCAGAGGCATTTGGGTTCAAGGTAAATGCATCTGGAACAAGCATGAAGAAGAAACAGATCTGGACCCTGGAGCAAGACCAGGACAGCCAGGTGGTTTTCTTGCGCAGTCACCTCGGACGCTATCTGGCCTCGGATAAAGATGGCAAGGTAAGCTGTGAGGAGGAAGTGCCAAATACAGACTGCCGTTTCATGATTGTGATGCAGTCAGATGGACGCTGGGCCTTGCAGTCTGTGCCATACTTGCGTTATTTTGGAGGCTCTGCAGAATATCTGTCCTGTTTTGCCCAGACCATTGGAGAGTCTGAGCTATGGGCCATGCATCTTGCCCTTCACCCACAGGCCAACCTGCTAAGTGTGGGCCGCAAGCGCTACGCTCACCTGTCCATTGCAGACGACGAGCTCTCTATGGACAGCAACATCCCCTGGGGTGTGGACTCCCTGATCACCTTGGTCTACATGGATGGGAAGTACAGTCTGAAGACCTGTGACAACCGATTTCTCAGCAATGATGGCAAGCTGGTAATGGAGAATGGGCCTAACACCAGTTTCACCCTGGAGCTCAAGTCTGGCAAGCTGGCCTTTAAGGACTGTGGGGGCAAGTACCTCTCACCAACGGGCCCCACGGGCACCCTGAAGTCTGGCCGCTGTTCAAGACCAGGGAAAGACGAGCTGTTTGAACTGGAAGAGAGCCACCCACAAGTTGTTTTCCAGGCAGCCAACAAAAGATATGTGTCTATTCGTCAAG GTGTTAGCATCTCAGCTAATCAGGATGATGAGACAGACATGGAGACATTTCAGATGGAGATTGACAAGGAGACTAAGAAGTGCATGTTCAGAACCAGCGGCGGAAATTACTGGACACTCGTTACTCATGGAGGGATTCTGTCTTCAGCCACAGAAGT AGAAGAAAACACCATGTTTGACATTGAGTGGTTGGGCAGACGAGTCGCTTTGAGGGCAAACAATGGAAAATATGTCTGCACAAAGAAAAATGGACAGCTTGCTGCTGTGAGCGATTCTTTGG GGGAGGACGAGCAGTTTGTGCTAAAGCTGATTAATCGTCCAATCCTGGTCTTGCGTGGGGAGAACGGCTTTGTGTGTCACCACAAAAATTCCAATACACTGGACGCCAGTCGCTCTGTTTATGACATCTTCTCATTGCTTTTCAGTGATGGCGCATACCATATAAAAA GTGGAAATGAAAAGTTTTGGTATGTCTCCGGTAGTGGTCTGGTGTGCACAGATGGGGACAAACCTGAGGATTTCTTCTTTGAGTTTGCGGAGTATGGACGGGTTGGCATCAAGGGTCAGAATGGCAAGTACCTGCGTGGAGACCAGGGAGGGACGCTGATGGGTGACGGGTGCAGCGTGGACGCCTCTTCCCTGTGGGAGCACTGA